Below is a window of Mucilaginibacter sp. PAMC 26640 DNA.
AATGGGATGGCTGCCATTTGTGGATGCTTATTAAGCATAAAAAGCACACCGTAGCCATCCAGCTCTGGCATCATTATATCACATAGAATCACATCCGGCGAATTTTTTAGGGCGAGTTCAACGCCCAGCTTGCCATTATCTGCGGTAAAAACGGTATAACCTGCCAGTTGCAATATCTCATCAATATTCTCCCTGATGTCATTGTTATCTTCAATGATCAATACTTTTTTACTCATAGGATCGAAATGAAATCGTAAATTGTGTACCCTTGCTTAAATTACTTTTAAAATCGATAGTGCCGTTCATTAGCCTGACGTAGCGTGCCACTATGTTTAAGCCCAGGCCCGTGCCGGGAATGTTACCTGTATTATGTGCCCTGAAAAATGGTTCAAAAAGATGTTTCTGATCTTCTTCCGGGATACCTATGCCATTATCTTTTACTACCAGGTAGCATCCGCTTGTATTAATCTCCGTATTAAATTCAATAAAAGTATTTTCACCTGAATATTTAATAGCGTTGGCAACAAGGTTTATGATACAATTTTTAAGCAGGTTGGCATCCAAATTGGCTACATGACGTAAACCGGTATGCTGATATATAATGTTTTGATTTTGTTTGGCCAGCATCTGCATTTCTTCGGTTATTTCTTCGGCCAGCTTTACCAGGTCAAAATCGCTGAAAGAGGGCGCCACTATTCCGGCTTCCAATTTTTCCAGAGAAAGGAAATCATTGAGGATCCCTGTTAGATTACCTACAGCGTGTTTTATCCTGGCAACGTGTTTAGTGATGTTGACGTTCTCAAAAGGTTCGGCATATTTATCAATGAGAGAAGCCGACAGCTGCACTGCGCTCAACGGGGTACGAAATTCATGAGAGGCCATGGATACAAAACGGCTTTTTAACTGGCCCAACTCTTTTTCCTTTTTCAAAGAAAGACTAACTTCCTCTTTGGCCAGGCTCAAAGCTTCCACCGTTTTTTGAAGCGACTTCGTCCGCTCGGCCACCAGCTCTTCCAAATCAGCAGCATATTCTTTCAGTTGCTGTTCAGCTTCTTTTTCGCGGCTAAGGTCATGTATAAAACCTGCATAGATCTGCCTTCCGGAATACTTAACCTCACTGACTCCTAACCGGAATGGAAATTGCGTACCATCTTGCCTTAAACCCGTCACTTCTCGGCCAATACCGATAATATGTGCATGGCCGGTACGCTGGTACCGGTCAATATACTCATCGTGCAGTTCCCGATCGGGCGGGGGCATTAACACAGACACATTACGGCCTATAACTTCATCAGGCGTGTACTGGAACAGCTTACAAGCTGCTGGATTGATCGATTCGATAAGTCCCCTACCATCAATGGTAATTACACCATCAATGGCATTGTCAATTATAGCACGTAAAAGGGCGGTACTCTCCATAGGCAAAAATAGCCGGTTGACTATTTTTCAAATATCGGTATAAGCTGCTTACAAATAGTATTTACTTTCAGGGGAAAAAGTGACAAACATCATTTTTTCAAAGTCAAAATATTACGATATGGTTGACCGTTTTTTTACAAAAACTGAAAATTATAAAAACATCGAGCTTGCGATAAAAATGAATTTAGCTATCAAGCCGGAATGGCTTTGAGATCATATTTAATGGTGACGATCGTCATCATTAACGGCTATTTATTTGATGAGATTTGAGAATAGAAATCATATCAATATGCAAAAATTTAACAAGTTAGGGATAGAAACTAAAAAGCTTGCCTGGTTATGCTTAAATCTTACCGCCATACTATTGCTTTTGCATTTAACCGCCTCTGCAACGCCATTAAAAAGGCAATCAGAGTCAAAACTGGCCAATAGTTTTAAGCGCGATACCACGGTAGCCGAAATGTTTAGATCCCAAATTCCAAAACACAAGTACGACTTATTTTACCCACAATCGGTAAAGCGATTTTACGAGAAAAACGGATATAAATTAGCGTTTGTAGCGCTCGAAACCGTAAAAACGCATGCGGGTGATGCCATGATGTTTTTAGACTGCCTGGTGCAATATGGCTTAAATGCAGCTGATTACCATAGCAGGATACTTACTTACAATAAGCTTAATGCCCTGGTGAAATTAAGCAGCACAGCGGGCATAAAACAGAAAGTATTTTTTGATGTGATGCTTACCGATGCAATGATCGCACTGATCAACAACCTGCACCACGGGAAGCTCAACCCTTATTACACAACCAGCGCAATAGATTCAGGCAAATCCAAATTCGGATTTTTGGAAAACACCCTTCAAAATGCAATATTGGCAGCGGATTTCGAAAGTGTTATTCAACTTGTGCAACCCAAATCAGCAGCTTATCAAAAGCTTCAAAAGCGGATGCATTTAATAACCGGACTTTACGAAACCGACTGTTATGAAACCCCTGATAGTACGATCAGACTCATGGCTATCAATATGGAGAGATTGAGGTGGCTAACCCACGATTCCACAAATTATATTGACATAAATTTACCGGCCTCGACCATGGCGCTTCATTTGAATGACAGCACCCGCCATTTTAAAGTAAATATTGGGAGCCCGGCTACCCCAACACCTGTTTTAAAAGGGATCATCAACTATTTTAACGTTGGCGCCGGAGGTACTGCCGAATCAAAAAAAATCATTTTCCCGATAAGCGGTTATGCCTCACCTTATCTGCTAGATATGGCAAATAATACGAAGTTTAAATTTGGGATTTCAACAGCCACTAAAGGAAATATTCAAATTGAACATGCACAACAATTGGCAGAGATGCTATTAGTAAATAATGGCCCCGGTTATAAGTATACCGCGATTTCAAAAAAGTTTAAGAAAACACAGGCAAAAACCTACAACCTAGACAAGGGCATAGAAATCATCATCAACTACATCACCTGTGAAGTGAGACAAGGGGAAATAATAACCTACAACGACATTTATAATTTAGACTCCCGGTTAACCTTTCAACTCTATGGGGTTAAAAACCAGTATGCGGTGAAAACAAAAAAAGACTATCGACCAACTCGTTCCCGGTGAGGAATGCCAATTATTTTAACGACTATCCCACGCAAAACAACCACGGGTTTTACATTTCTCTATTAATGCTTTTTACCTTGAGCCGGACTTCCCGTTTTTCTTTTAGCGGAAGAAAAAAGGATAAACGACTGATAAAAAACCAGTGATTCAAATAAGGCTAGTCCATCATAAAAGGGCTGAACAC
It encodes the following:
- a CDS encoding PAS domain-containing sensor histidine kinase produces the protein MESTALLRAIIDNAIDGVITIDGRGLIESINPAACKLFQYTPDEVIGRNVSVLMPPPDRELHDEYIDRYQRTGHAHIIGIGREVTGLRQDGTQFPFRLGVSEVKYSGRQIYAGFIHDLSREKEAEQQLKEYAADLEELVAERTKSLQKTVEALSLAKEEVSLSLKKEKELGQLKSRFVSMASHEFRTPLSAVQLSASLIDKYAEPFENVNITKHVARIKHAVGNLTGILNDFLSLEKLEAGIVAPSFSDFDLVKLAEEITEEMQMLAKQNQNIIYQHTGLRHVANLDANLLKNCIINLVANAIKYSGENTFIEFNTEINTSGCYLVVKDNGIGIPEEDQKHLFEPFFRAHNTGNIPGTGLGLNIVARYVRLMNGTIDFKSNLSKGTQFTISFRSYE